The genomic window ttgcggggtccgagtcatctaccagttgggcggtatcctgctgtaacaagtccaggagagcttctaacttggacttaatttctgccgatattgttcccagtgcaagggaagaacttgtttcctctccatcatcgtcagaaacgtcaatggcaaaggaaaataggttgtttggggagtcttgttcctgagaaaaagaaaaagaggtcagttaaggataagtatgaatattataaatcgactaggtcaatcggcttacctgtttcaaggcaatttcctgtacttggctggaggaagcagcctggagtatgccgtgtggaggatcggctgagcttgccgatgggatatcctctgtggcctcatcggtggttggcccttggggtatgatgaccgatggtatgtcctatacaggaggattaactgcttgctcagttgcatcgactgattctggccggcttgcagacgttggggcagatgtggggatcggcatggacttctgtcattttggctgtgcctcggcatctgttaaggctttgcgctttgcttgggcctcagcaacggttggctggggggcatcggcacttgttggttgtggagcttgaacatttggtacgcttgccgatgtacccatttgttgctgcaaaacaagtgtaaggtatgatatttaatagataaaatgtaaaatcaaaggaatacctctgaaggtttgtcagaggtagtggtgcttgatgtcgaaggaattgccgatgacgatccagcagtggCTCTTACACCctaatgattaatgttaatacagtttgtgattggcatgagtagaaataaacagggttgttaccttgaatgccttgatcagggttgtagcagcagccaatggagtggccctagctatagccaatttggacttagaggtgatggtcttggcacgggtcttctggtgagtcaaagcagctaaggtgggggcgttgtagccgatcggtgatatcggggaaacaggccgaagattgaagggtttcccacttttgctcatagatggtgctgggttgttaacctgtcacgagaaagttagttaccgatatatgaaaggaaaaagcagaagggagttaaaagaaacttactgcgtcatcgggaatggcatATTCAGGATCGATCATGtgtcgatatgtgtgagcagatgttgcaaacagttgttccctccactctcgtcaccattgcttatatgattcggtgatgaaagatgctggcgtccagatggatatatcgacatctgtagtatcggcatcgggggagagtcgcactaccctactccaatctgttccgcaggtgattgtttctctaggtttgatcacatcggcaaaacaaagtttgattagcagttgcccaaaagccaattgacgggatactgccgatggattgtaaaattcatacgtgatattggtgtttttcccgctgacGAATGTGTTTACTgagattgccctgggagtaatgatggccatcatgagttcattatcctgattcagagtgtcatcggcaaagttgaaaagaagggggaatctattttcttcgtcaatataaggtacccaggccctatgatcacgagaaagaccattgtagaagctttggaagaatctgccgatctggtcttcattggcctctgttccagggaggataattatggcttcaccaaaattgaggggtgagcgtgttgccgattcctcatccccaagcacgtggtcttcagcaatttctcatgggaattgttgggcaaagaagtcccattgcaaacgtttgtgcatatgagcattcagccacatgttgataaaccaccacgggcctcctaagttgctgaTGGGTTCggcaagcaaaagtttctgagacacttgatgaagaagataagtggagctcagaaggtatcggccaagagggaaccttacaccattggccaagagtttagccgcggggaggaaggcgttggttggtcctactgatcgaccacagaagataaatttttctaaccacatattcaagaatgtggcatgttccgtctggttaactgtcccgatcctctggcattcttgaatatatcccgtccaaccgccgatgttgcgggtattcaccctatattcagattttctgccatagatggagccttcatcggcagttgaaatgtccaagccagtgagtatgtagacatcggcaagtgtgggagtagctgggtcatgtccaaacataaaagtgtttgttgtgtctgaccagaagtaagcagctgcaatcatcattgactcgttcttttgcatatcggcaatagatagcctaatgcattggtctagctttcgttctgcccagtgtacttgcatcgacctgttgaccctcaagtaccaatctttccaccctttggtggttttgggccaagatcagaatgtatctttccataaattcagagagaaattttgggctctaaaagggattatgttaacctctgcattaatcagatcagttggatctgggttgcccattggtcctaggcattggaaatgcggctgatcggttggaataactaatttgttgcaaagttcctaagtttagaggatccgaagaacaaagaaaaagagaaaaattaccaactgtatgaactcgcaaagaccagaggaatcgaggtaaaaagtaacggaagtggaacgaaccgcagggacgtcgaagttgattgccattatcttgaggtagatgggggcacgagctggagactcgaggttgatgctggaaaaaagttcttgttggttgaggtcgcgcagttgttcgtcggagtcgccgccgaaaagagagaatgccaaagattggagtctgagggtagaagacgagcgttccggagaaatctatttataagccgcttggagtaggggtattctggacttatctctatgccgcgcgcatgtgggtcgaggtagttcagatggatatggtaactgttcgcacgataatcaagggattgtacagatgatttgatggcaagtaatcatgacttggaagagatctcggtacaggatattttaattctgaaaatgacggcattattatgttaggatcttgccaatgaattattgtttcggtatcttaaccataatcagggcaagagtggttggaaattgtgcgatatttactgaggtgcgtgaatcaggactagatttgattagatttgataacagatcaagttttggcttggaggatgagttacggtaattgggcgaaggcgaacattatctggagtaaattttggagcattaatggttttatactccgaaattagggggcatgtgttgacaccgttttttgcacgtgtcaaaatgatcagagtgggctaatcggtatgaggaaagttactgtatacgctgacagccgatgaaaatcagcttgtaaagatggttgccgatgaatggtggtgatcgatggaaaggttgatttagactcgggcgttgccgataaggttggagatgttattgtcgataccgatgaaggaaggcttgaaaactactgccgatgaaacaggaagtatgccgatggaaaggaggtcggtgagaattccatcgtaattgaggtggacagggaaatagataggagttgatttccttttctatatttgttagagtatgattcatgtaagagtcacgtgtttccttagatatggacttggtgtcctagtcgtttttggttatgtctctttagatcagggtataaatatagattgaggggcaatgtaatatatatcaatcaatatcaaaaccaatttttactcctatttgcatctacttacttttcggcgacttcgtcaatttgcatatttttcctttttacgagttctcattgattcggcgagttgcatcacttcagtgcgaccttcggcgattctcgagttctgcgtgagtacctcttggccatgacttccggacgtatcgctgttgtcaggaccaaagtgctcgtatcttcatctttgtcgattaacaggtcaaatcgactgacacgctttggatatcgattcgggtattagccctttgtgtttgcagatacACTTTTGCATCGACAATATGTCAGGTAGGCAACCTAGCAGGCCGGCAGTGATAATCAGGGAATTGCTGACGTTATGAGGAGAAGAATGAAATATGCATTTCACCTCCATGTCTCATCATATTACAACTCTATATCAGCATGCTTAAGCACATGCTTGTCGACACAGACCATTACCCTGTTTACTATACGCATCATCCATTAGTATCCCCCTCCCACTTTCAATATCTACAAAGAGGTATATAGAACAGTCTTGTCTCAGAACAAGAGCAGGCACAGCACCACAAACACAAAGAGGAAGAACCAGATCTGGTGGAGGGACCTCTCGATTTCCATCTGATGCCGCCTCAGCCTGGGGTTCACGTTCTCTGTCGCAACATGGTATGGGCTCGTGTAGTACAAGCTCGCTGGCAGCTGGCCACGGAGCGCCCAAGGAAGCACAACCTCTGCCATCCCTCCAAGCACCCCACCAGCAGTTGAGTGGATCAAGCCACGCCCTACTGGTGCTGGAGGGTAGATGAAGTCAAACCCATTGGGAATGGGATGGTGGTGTGCCTGCAGCAATGGCTGGTGCTGAGGATTGTCTTCCATGCTCTGGTGGTAGCGCTGGTCATTGACGTTGCTTTGTGCATTCTGTTGCTCAACAGTCTCACGGTGTACCATGGGGCGGCGCGGGATGGCCATGCCATTCAGTGACTTCTTTGAGTTCCCTCCCCGGCCATATAGTGGCACAAGGGTGTCCATTGAGAGTGTTGCCTTGCATACTGGACATTGGCGCCTTGCCGAACTGCTGTTGTCGCTGGCAGTTGACTCCACCCCAGGCCGCAGCCACTCATAGATACAAGGCCAGCAGTAGAGATGGCCACAGAGAGTAACCACTGGTTCTGCTGCAAAATCAAGGCAGATGTTGCAGTCAAAGCATCCGCTTCCTGTTGTCGCAGGCATGTCCCCATTGGCTTTCTTCACTGGCTCAATATCAGCCATGAAAGGCTGGCTATTGATAGCAGCCATGCAAGGCTGATCCATTCTCCCAGCTTCCATGGCAATCGTGATGCTTGCTCTCAGAAACTGTTTTAGTTCGGTTATGACAGTACTGCAATAGACGGAGAAACCAAAAGAGGTCAGTAGGAATACATACAATTGATAAAGCAACACGCTAGAGGTCATTGCACAAAATGATAAGGGAGTCTAAGCATTGAAAATGTTCATGATATTCGAACACCTGCCTAACCGTGTGGGAGGACTAAAGAAGTACAAGAAAGAAGACTGAAAGCAACGAAGCAAACCGCAAACCACATTTCTAGTTTTAATATATGCTGAATTCTGAGGAAGAGGCGGAGCCAAGTGTACAGACAATAACAATTGAACTAAATAGAGGGATCCATGTAAAAAGCAGCTTTTAGGCCCACACCACATCATGCTGTCCTGGGGAGTCTATCCGAATAAATTGAACAAGTGTGACAACTGAAGTAGATGTTAGGTAAACCTCCAAAACGTGTTAAGAGGCAAATGTCCTTGAGTCTATGCTGGTTGCGCTTTTACCCAAGAATCCATCGTCTTTCCTAGTGGGCCGAGTCAGCAGTGATAGATTCTCCAATATTTTAGTACCCAGTAGTGTGAGTCAGCAGTCATGGATTCTCCAATAATTTAGTACTGGGGACTACAACTGTTGCGCTTTGTTTCTATCCCTTTAGTTAGATAGTTATCCGCGTCCTACTTTTTGTGCCATTGATAAGTTATCCAAGAATCTATCTATCAGAGATTAGGAAACTTATGTCAGCAAGGAAATGAAACCACTCGCTTATCTGCAATGTGCATAGCAGCATAATATTGCCTCCAAGACTTGGCCCCTTGTTGAAGGTAAGAACAATCATTGCCAGCTCGAAATTGCCTCGGGAAGAAAATAGAGAACTATTCGAGTTTTAAAAAGCTTGCAAACGTGGACTTTGACAAGGCTGGTAGGTCTGAACAGATTACCACAGATCCTAACAAATTTTATATTCAGACAAACGGCTGGGGAAGACCAAAAGAGCTGATAAACAAAGGAAAGTATGAGATAGACTAAAGGTGTCCGTCCTAATCTCCAATAAACAAGGCGAGGTGACATGTTGATATTTTTGTAGGCGAGTGTAAGGCTCGCCACCGACACCCTTCCTCGtatcccgcacagagcgggagctctctgcactgggtacgccaagCTTCTTCCAAAGGAGCATAATTGAAAAACAACAACAGGTGGAGGTACTGATGTGGACTGCAACAATGGTAGAGTAGCTACAAGGCTTGGCATATTTAATGGAACCAAACACACTGAAAAGATCATTTAAACATTAGTAATCAACAAAAACTAGAATAACCCAGTGATAATTGCACCTACTGTACTCTGATCAGGAAACAATGAATAGTTTGTCCACCAGCTTCGTGGAAATTTCTAATTCGCTTCTGGTCCCAAATGTGCCACGACCATCATTTTTATATTCAAGCAAAGCTTCGGCAAGTCTTTCCTAAGTTAAAACACATCTTAATCACATCAAGTACCTACAAATGAAGCTCAAAGAGAGCATTTTCCTCCAGTTCTAGTTTTGTTTTGTGGTTCATGACTGGCCTAATAGATATGTACAGAAAGAATTGGTACTGAAGGTGAAGGTTGTGCTTGACAAGCAGAAGCTGTGAAACTCCAGAAATAAACAAGCCGCTATGTTGGACGTGTATGAGCTACCATACTATGGATTTTAAGCACGTTTCCACAATAATTTGATCTAAATTTAGGCATGCCAGTGAATTTGGTTGCCTTTATTATATTCCATATGTATCGTGAATTCGTGATACTAGTAGGTTTCAGAAAATAACCACATGGGTATTAAGCATACGCACCTATACCAGAGAAATTTCTTCAGGGAAAAGGTATTAAATACTAGCTTCAAATAGATATATGCAAATTGATGCAATTTGTAACCCCAGGGAGATGGGTCGGATGAAACATTTTGGAACACAAACTAAACTGGTAGCTGCACACGAATCCAACacaacaaaaagaatgaacgggTCTGAGAATCCGTCTCAGAAAGGGAGGTTCAGATTTGGCTTATCAAGTACAACGAACGCGGAGACCAAACAAAACAGACTCTTGGAGCAATCCGTCCGATTACCGAACGAGGAAGGAACAAGCCGTGCAAGCAAAGGTAATAGGGTTCCTTACCAGCAAAGGAAGAAGAAATCAATCCGAGCTCGGATGGATGCGCGCTCCACGCAGGTGCAGCACCACCAGCGAGGATGAtgacgtcggcggcggcggctaggtcGCAGAAATTTGACACAACGCGCTTCCGGAGATGGGCTCGGCGGCGCGGCAAGAGGAAGATGGTTTCTGGGCGGTGGCGCGAGGCCGCGGCGATGCTTCGGGCGACGAACGCGGGAGCGGCGGAGCAGGACGCGGCGGCACGGCAGCCGGCGATAATGAGGTAGGAGGGGACAGGGCGATGATGAGAAGAGGAGGCGGATTTCGGTGGGAGGCTCCGTCAAGGTGTATACAATGAGTTGGGGATTCGGGATTTTTTTTTTTCCATCCTCACGGATGGCACACCTCCGTTTACCGGTTTTACATGCCATCGCAAACAGGGTCACCTTGGCTGATGTGTCACGTCAGATGGATATGCCAGTGAGCCGAAGAACCTCTACCGAGCATGCAAAAATTACCTGTTTACCCTTACTATTTCTCTCTCCCAACACTCGCTCATGTGTGGACCCTCTTCCTCTCGTTGACGCGAGGGCCCTGCATGTTAGCTTCTCTAAACCCATCTCTTTGCCTCACCGCGCCTCACCTCCATGGCCGTCATCGTTGCCGAAGCAGAGGACACCGGAGGGGCCTCGTTTGTCGCTCCTCTGCCCCCTCCGACTGCGCCGCCGCCTCCATCGCACCGCGCCTCGCCTTTCGCGCCTTTCCTCCGGCCGGCTCGGCTCCTTCACCGCAGCTCGCCACCGCAGGCGAAGCCGCCATGACCACCGCAAGTGCACGCGACCAGGCCACTGCGTGCCGTTCTAGATTGCGCAGAGAGCACCCACGGGCTCggcgggtggtggtggtgtttgCGCACCGTAGCTcgccgtcggcccccacctccGTCAGCCAGGATCGGTCAGAGTCCAATTCGTGTGTGAGTTCACCCGACTCGGCCTCCACCGATCCGTCGGCGACATCCTTGCCCTTGCGCGCAGGCGTAGAGGCGTCTCGTCCGGGGAGGAAGGGGCCGGGAAGCTCTGGCTCTGGCGGC from Miscanthus floridulus cultivar M001 chromosome 11, ASM1932011v1, whole genome shotgun sequence includes these protein-coding regions:
- the LOC136490990 gene encoding E3 ubiquitin-protein ligase RMA1-like — its product is MACKTGKRRCAIREDGKKKIPNPQLIVYTLTEPPTEIRLLFSSSPCPLLPHYRRLPCRRVLLRRSRVRRPKHRRGLAPPPRNHLPLAAPPSPSPEARCVKFLRPSRRRRRHHPRWWCCTCVERASIRARIDFFFLCCTVITELKQFLRASITIAMEAGRMDQPCMAAINSQPFMADIEPVKKANGDMPATTGSGCFDCNICLDFAAEPVVTLCGHLYCWPCIYEWLRPGVESTASDNSSSARRQCPVCKATLSMDTLVPLYGRGGNSKKSLNGMAIPRRPMVHRETVEQQNAQSNVNDQRYHQSMEDNPQHQPLLQAHHHPIPNGFDFIYPPAPVGRGLIHSTAGGVLGGMAEVVLPWALRGQLPASLYYTSPYHVATENVNPRLRRHQMEIERSLHQIWFFLFVFVVLCLLLF